The following are encoded together in the Burkholderiales bacterium genome:
- a CDS encoding L-threonylcarbamoyladenylate synthase, whose protein sequence is MAQFFSIHIDNPQRRLIRQAAAIIRDGGVIVYPTDSCYALGCHIGDKNAMRRIREIRSVDEKHHFTLVCRDLSEISRYARVDNRQYRLLKAATPGSYTFILRASREVPKRLQHPKRKTIGLRVPNHAVVRELLGEMNEPLLSSTLLLPGDNMPLNDATEIRNRLEHSVNLVLDGGPCGVEMTTVVDLTEEIPLLLRKGKGSPSVFGLH, encoded by the coding sequence ATGGCGCAGTTCTTTTCGATACATATCGATAACCCTCAGCGGCGGCTCATTCGGCAGGCTGCGGCAATAATTCGCGATGGTGGCGTCATCGTCTATCCAACCGACTCCTGTTATGCGCTGGGTTGCCACATTGGAGACAAAAATGCCATGCGGCGCATAAGAGAAATTCGCAGCGTGGACGAAAAACATCATTTCACGCTGGTTTGCCGCGATCTTTCGGAAATCTCGCGCTATGCCAGGGTGGATAACCGACAATACCGCCTGCTTAAGGCTGCAACGCCGGGAAGCTATACTTTTATTCTTCGTGCGAGCCGCGAAGTGCCGAAGCGATTGCAGCATCCAAAGCGCAAAACGATTGGACTGCGCGTACCAAATCACGCCGTGGTGCGCGAGTTGCTGGGCGAAATGAATGAACCCCTCTTAAGCAGCACTTTGCTATTGCCAGGCGACAATATGCCACTCAATGACGCCACGGAAATCCGCAATCGCCTCGAGCACAGCGTGAATTTGGTGTTGGATGGTGGCCCGTGTGGCGTAGAGATGACTACCGTGGTTGATCTTACGGAAGAAATCCCGTTACTGCTGCGCAAGGGCAAAGGTAGTCCGTCGGTATTCGGACTGCACTAA
- a CDS encoding DUF1223 domain-containing protein translates to MKNASIFLAAILFSSVISPASGGQCSASSGKQRVALLELYTSEGCSSCPPADEWLSRLPSEGLTSDRIVPLAFHVDYWNYLGWRDEFAQPNFSERQRQMAHINRSNFVYTPQLVLDGKDYRRGLIWDSTSERVKEINRLKPLANISLTLSTPAQGKLHISGKIVVPSASERQNTEIYLALYENNLSNDIKAGENSGHTLHHDFVVRELIGPVSIDSQGDAQIQQTFNLKPGWKLQDSGVAAFVQNNRSGDVLQALALAVCK, encoded by the coding sequence ATGAAAAACGCAAGCATTTTCCTGGCAGCAATTCTTTTCAGCAGCGTCATTTCTCCCGCTTCTGGTGGCCAATGCTCGGCAAGTAGCGGGAAGCAACGCGTGGCCTTGCTGGAACTCTATACTTCGGAAGGCTGCAGCAGTTGCCCGCCTGCCGATGAGTGGCTAAGCCGACTTCCGTCCGAGGGTCTTACCAGCGACCGGATTGTTCCGCTGGCTTTTCACGTGGACTATTGGAACTACTTGGGGTGGCGAGACGAATTCGCGCAACCAAATTTCTCCGAGCGCCAGCGCCAGATGGCCCATATCAACCGGTCCAACTTCGTCTACACGCCGCAACTGGTGCTGGATGGAAAAGATTATCGTCGCGGTCTCATATGGGACAGCACAAGCGAAAGGGTCAAGGAAATCAACCGACTGAAACCGCTCGCGAATATTAGCCTGACCCTAAGCACGCCTGCTCAGGGCAAACTGCATATCTCCGGAAAAATTGTGGTGCCTAGCGCGTCCGAACGCCAAAACACCGAAATCTATCTCGCGCTTTACGAGAACAATCTCAGCAACGATATAAAAGCCGGGGAAAACAGCGGGCACACTCTACACCACGACTTTGTGGTGCGCGAACTGATTGGGCCCGTTTCCATCGATTCGCAAGGCGATGCCCAGATTCAGCAGACATTCAATCTCAAACCTGGATGGAAATTGCAGGATTCGGGTGTGGCCGCTTTTGTGCAAAATAACCGCAGCGGCGACGTGCTCCAAGCCCTGGCCCTCGCGGTATGCAAATGA
- a CDS encoding 3',5'-nucleoside bisphosphate phosphatase — MLNIDLHSHSTVSDGLLSPEELMQRAASRGVCALALTDHDDIGGLSRARDAAYRLGIHFINGVEISVSRCSQTLHIVGLRINPEYPALLRGLEVIRLSRAGRAQRIAAELEKSGIRDSLAGAARYAGNPNLIGRAHFARFLVERGIAEDVKSVFQKFLKRGKPGYVEHRWVSLAEAVTWITASGGIAVLAHPGRYPVSATQMQQLLGEFKELGGAALEVVSGSHTSEQYAVFARYSKQFDLLASVGSDFHGPGESRRDVGQLPELPDGCVPVWELWSDSKSDVRAKRQV, encoded by the coding sequence ATGCTCAATATTGATCTTCACAGCCATTCTACCGTTTCAGACGGACTGTTATCTCCTGAAGAATTAATGCAGCGGGCAGCATCAAGAGGGGTTTGCGCGCTGGCCCTCACCGATCACGATGATATTGGCGGACTGTCGCGCGCCCGCGACGCTGCATATCGACTCGGGATACATTTTATCAACGGGGTGGAAATTTCGGTTAGCCGGTGCAGCCAGACTTTGCATATCGTGGGTTTGCGCATTAATCCGGAATATCCGGCGTTGTTGCGGGGACTGGAAGTTATCCGGTTAAGCCGCGCGGGACGCGCGCAGAGGATTGCAGCCGAACTTGAAAAATCGGGAATACGCGACAGCCTGGCTGGAGCGGCCCGATACGCCGGTAATCCTAATCTGATTGGGCGCGCTCACTTTGCGCGTTTTCTCGTCGAACGGGGTATTGCGGAGGATGTGAAAAGCGTATTCCAGAAATTTCTCAAACGAGGCAAGCCGGGCTACGTGGAGCACCGTTGGGTATCGCTCGCGGAAGCGGTAACCTGGATCACGGCAAGCGGGGGTATTGCGGTTTTAGCGCATCCAGGCCGCTACCCGGTTAGCGCCACACAAATGCAGCAGCTGCTTGGCGAGTTCAAGGAGCTGGGCGGCGCGGCCCTCGAAGTGGTGTCCGGGAGCCATACGTCGGAACAGTATGCGGTTTTTGCGCGGTATTCGAAACAATTCGACCTGCTTGCGTCAGTCGGCTCGGATTTTCACGGTCCCGGAGAAAGCCGCCGCGACGTTGGTCAGTTGCCGGAATTGCCCGATGGCTGCGTGCCGGTGTGGGAATTATGGTCGGATTCGAAGTCCGACGTGCGTGCAAAAAGACAAGTGTGA